The following nucleotide sequence is from Pithys albifrons albifrons isolate INPA30051 chromosome 2, PitAlb_v1, whole genome shotgun sequence.
aagggttcaacaataccccctggctcccagagttaatcacccattgtgtgagtccccgcccaggcagagggactgggtgctccctgagggtacataagtggtaggttagaagacctcaggaacttctcattggatccagaggagcagcaggacctcaacaggagaagatcaccactctcgaccagactacacccatcacctgcaccaacaggtttcttacttctttttgctttggacttggggggaactaggcgggtctcagcacaagggctaacaaacccctttgggtttgtgccccaggacactgggttatactgctgggttttgtgagttgaaagcaatttctctttgtgtcactgtatttattgtaatattattattaaattttagcctctgacttataatctctcttgtggtgagttcattttccctgctggttcacctttaaaccagcacagtcctgCACTTATtgtatggctaggcttcgcaatcaaagatttgggcagggctctccccatgtgggtgtgcctttcgagcctgtgcagtggatgttttaggtgaggcacagcgtgcgcagaactggccccaccctttaactcctgaggttcatctgccacagctgagcaagtttggatggtgacagcgaaGTCCtgaggactagaacctacaagCCCACGGTATTCCCGGGAGGtgtcccatccaagtactaactggggctgaccctgcttagcttctgagatctgatgggatcggatgtcagggaggcatttaactgccttgcaCTTATTGTAACTGTATAGAAATTCATGCTGCTCTTGGCTATTTGGTGCTATTCATAGCAGCTTTCAGCCAACAGGGTTGTGAAAGAAATGGCTTTCTTGTGCTCTATGAGATGAGTTCTGAGGTTTCTCCATGAAACAGATGAAGTTCCCCTCCTGGAAATTTCAACCCAGTACAAACAATTTTGACTCAGCCATGATTTAAGGATCTTGGCCATTGGGTCGGGGGTTCCAGATATTCAGCATCTCAAGTGAAGCTGTTGTGCCTAAGCCAGTTGAGTCACCAGGTGTTTGGAAATACTAACCTCGTCAGCCTAACTGCTGTGCATAACAGAGATAGCTCATACGCTGAACACATTtgcaaaagaacagaaatatcATAACCCCCAGACAGCTTTGAAAACTACCCTGCATCCTGACAGCTCATCTTGTAGAAGGGACTTGCACATTATTAGACGACAAAGTTGGAAGGAGGGATGGTGGTACTGAAGCAGACATAATGTAAATGGTCTTGACACTGATGGAACAATTCTGCATAAAAGCTGATCTTGATCTTCTTTGTGTGTCAAGTTCAGTAAACCAGTGATGTATTTTTGGTCAAAATGACAATAAAATACAATCATTTGGTAGCAGTAGCAGGCTTTCTGATTCTTATTCTCACACCAATTTTTATGTGATATGGAAATGGCTGCGGATATACTTTTAGGCTCATCAGTGTtggtaaaatattaaatatcttCAAACTATTGAactttttgtgtttaaaaatgtaattaattattaaaaaatagtgTATTTCAGCTATCTCATTTAAAAGATGTATCATGGAAGTTATGTTCAATTTGATGAACTTGACAGTAGAAATGCCCTTGCACAAAACTATGACCTGCAGTGCTacacattttttatatatatatatacatacacacacacacacacacacaaacacacacatatatacagaCACAGTCATTTTATTTATGAATCTGGTCTTTGAATAGAAAACTGACATTTCTTCTGAGTGATGGGCAGAGAGTCTCTCCACCAGCATTGCTGGATAATCCAGCTATTACATTCTCATTGTTATCAttactgttgtttttcttgttattaTTGTTAGAATTAAAGCCGCATTAGTTCTTCAGAATTAGGACTACCTGCCTTTGTAAAAGCTTAGTGTGATCTAATTGTAAACCCAGTTTAGCAGTCATtttaaagcagagaagaaagaggcAGGGGGTATTCTAGAGACTTTGCAGCTCTGCCACAATAACCTTTCCTATGAAAGCACAGTGGTAAGGACTGCAGGTGGAGACCAAGACACTAGATTCCAAAAGCTGAGGAAATTCAAGCCTAAGTATCCACATGCTGGAAGATGCTCTTTTGGTCTCTCTCTGTTGGAGGTAAGCTGAGGGCAGCATTGTTTGGAAGTTACTGGGAGCAGGATAGGAAGCCCAGCCCCCACATCTGAACTGAGGAATTCAGATGAGCAAGTGAATCCTTTAAGAACTTGGCTTATAGAggggaaatagaaaaaaatacctaGTATTTAACTAAACAGGTCCACTTCAGGTAAGTCATTCCTATTTACAATAAGGAAGGGATGAGAGAAATGAGCAATTACACAGAAGCATAAACCCAGCACACAAAAGTCCCTTCCCTAATGCAAACCCACAACAATATACATGAACAAACAGACTCTTGTGAAATAAGAGATTTTTTAAATAGCCTTAGGATGAGACAGACAAGACCCATGCCAGGTGTCTGTCTCCCAGGTAGCGAGAGCTCAGACACAATGCAGATGAACTCTGGAGATTAGAAAGAAGCAGGTGCACATGAAAGATTTAGAATAAGGCTTGCTCTGCATGTGCATATACAGAAATGTCAGGTAGCAAGGGAGACACCTGCTTTATATCCCTAGAAGAAGAGGAGAGCAGCCTCCCTAGGATGCACACCAGTCTGCTAAGTGATGGGCCATGGTGCATCAGCAAACAAACCTGCTTTGCCCCTGCTCTCCCACCACTGAAGATTTGGTTCCCGCAGCAAAGCCAAGCCTCTTTCCAGAGGGGATGTGTAGACCAATTCTGGAAGGTGCACTCAGACTGCTTCTTGGCTCAGGACCTTCCCTGATTTCATCTATTTGGTACAAGTCAGGACCGTCTACAACCACCCCCATGGCAGATATTGGATTAgttattctgtgttttcttttggttgaGATTATGGGAAGCCTAATGATAGAGGACTCAGAGTTGGAAGGTGCTAGGATAGAtcaggcagaggaggagaaggagaatggCTGTACATGTGCTGCCATAGGTGCTATGTCAGTGGCCCAGAGAGGTTTCTGTTGGTTACCTGGCAATATTCGGGGAACAGTAGTTTATCAACAACTGAGTTTTCCCAATCTGGATGCAAGCAGAAAAATTGCTGGGATACACTGGTTGGATATGCTAGGACTCAAATCAATACAGACAAATCATACTTACTAcacagccctggccctgttTTTGAACACAGGCTTCAGCCACTGTCATGCTGCCCTCTTTTTCACACCTGAAAGTTTCCTCTGCTCTCTACAGGATCACAGAATTTTCTTTGAGCTTTCTCCCACTGATTTTGCTATAGATGTGGCAGAGAATATCTCTAAAATTAAAGGTATTGGTATGTAATTTCTGTGAGCTCTGATtctgttttgggtttgccttTCATTTATGTGGGAGAAAATGATCTAGGTTCTCAGAATGCACTTCCAAAAAGCTGCAGGTTGAGTACACACAGAGCTCTACAAGTTAGAAGGACATTAGATCTACTGAAATTTAACTAATAAGgtaacaaaaaggaaataaaacgAGATCACCCATTTTACTCAACTCATGCTATTTTTGTAATGCATTACTGGGTTGGATGATTGCTTGGTGGCAAATGGAGCAATACCAGCACTCAGCTAAAACTAGTCACAGTGTTAGGGTTCTCTTATACCATGTGAACACCTACAACTTCAGCCCTGTACTTCACTACTCAGAGATGAAATAGTGTGCAGTATCTGGTCTCACCTCTATGCTGGAAACACTGTTGGTTTCACCATGCAGGCTGCTCTGGTGTTCATGAGCTTGGATGGTTTTAAGTTTGCTGCTAACTTGCAGACCTAGAACATGGTTTCACACAAGAGATTTTCAAGTTCAGGTGTGTTACTCCAAATATTTGGGGTAACTGGGGATCATTTTGCAATGTCTAAACTTTTGTAACCACCTCACAGAATTTGTAACCCAGAAGTAGCTGCCAGGTTACCTTTACCATGAATAAGGACAGTGCGTTCTAAGGATTCAGTAACCAATACAGTCCATGCCAGAAATACCAATATAGCCTCTTACTTATTCACGACTTTGTGGTGTCCATCCATTAGGTTTCCTGAGGAGGCTGTACAAGATCAGCTGATGCTGAGCAAGCCTAGCAAAGAGTCCTAGTACACAACCTTGATTTGCCAGCAgttctgttttttatttgcCCTCCAAAATGTGCACCTTACATTCCAGAGTTTTCTCACCTTGGTGAAATTTGAATGCTTGTATCATATATTCAGAGAATATCCTAATCAGAGTACAAGCAGCAACAGCCTTTAGCTGTAACATAGTGCATTTTAAAGGCTGAACAAGAAAGCTGTCAAGAAGAGTCCTGTAAGCTTACATTTAGGAACAACTAGGAAGAGAGGGTGCCTACAATTTTAGTCTACTGTgattatttttactcttttatgcaacataaaaatgcatttccagtACTTCTATTTGTTAACTTAGCTTTTTGTTATCTGTGCAATTTCattatattacattttattgTTCATGTAATTCTTATTCTAAACCAttaaaattgattaaaaatagaaatttgaaTTGTTTAGGTAGTTCCAAAGCTTGATAAGATGTCTGCATAGCTATATTCTGGATTTCTTTTAATATCTAAGTGTCAAAAGTGGAAGTGAACATGACAGCTATGAGATACTCAACTTCAATCTTCAATTtacaacatttaaaataaagcctGTGTGGCTCTGTGAAGGAAATTTTGCTGGATCTTGAACATAAATGAACTTGTATAACTATCTGtactgtttctcttttgttaTCAGTGGATAGGATGGTAGGCCactgtgccagagcagagcaTGTGCATGCAGGTGGCAATTCTAGAGTCCATGATGGAAACAAAGTCAGATTTTTTACCTGTTCAACACTGAGTGCAGGTTCCTCCTCCAGTTAATCCTCAGGCCTCCTCAGAGCAAATTTATTTGAATGAACCTGAAGGTGTAACAGTAGCTGCCCATGGTATACAACATGCATTGCTAATTACTACTGATGTTAATGATTATTACTTGTGGCTACCTCTTAGAAGGCTGGCCTTAccattcacttaaaaaaaaaaaaaggaaaaaagtggtTATTATTTCCTTCATCTCCTTGATGCAGTTTGGATGTTTCAATGCATACCAAATGTGGATCTTTTTTTAAGCCAAATGACGGTTTCACTTCACCAATCTTATAGGTCTGGGCTGCTTCACCAAGCCATCCAAAGCAAAAAAGGTTGTTTCAGTTCCTTGAAGCTGTTATTACTAGTGCAGCTACACTGACGAGCTTGAAACAACTGCAGCAATTTCTTGAGGATGAAGCTAGTAATAGTGCTGCTACTAGTCCCACATCTTATGAAATGCGTATCACTTTTTTCATACAGTAGGGAATTGTAAATTAGTTCTTCTGTCTTCAGGGGTGTGGAATAGAAACAATGGCTTCACAGTTCAATGAATTGGAAAGTCTTTCATCAGTAGAAAATCAGCCAAGGAATTGGATGGCAAAGGCCTCATACATTACAAAACAGTTGTTTGCAATTAAGGCCAGGAGTAAAATGTGCATGATTCTgtcatgtttctttttgtttatttaatcaGCCTGAGGCATAATGTTAGATGGCTTGAAGTAGCATTGTTTCCTTGTCATATCCTATGATTTGCTGTGTATTATGTGTACAGTATATGTACTGTATCAAAGGACTGCAATCTGTTCAAAATATAGGTGTTTTATATCCTGATCAATGATCGGGACATTTTCACAGAAGCATTAACCTTTAAAAGGAGTGACCACTGCTGCTGAGGGAAGATTATTTTGAAAGTTGTTGGAGGGAATCATTTAGGAATCACAAGGACATCAGCAGATTTAAATTCCTTGTATCACAACCTTTCTCTGTGATCGCAGTGCAAAGACTGTGACAGCCCCTGCTGatgtttcttttgctgtctCACAAGACATACATTTCAAGGAGAGTTGTGGATTGCTATGTACCACGAGAGATAAGATTGAAACTAATAAGAAGTTGAGTGGAGTCAAAGCTGAATTGTAAGCAAGCTAGACATAAACTGAAGAGTCCAGTAGTTTGGTCACTATCAGCTCCTAAAGTCATGCTACTGCCAGTTTGAACAGGGATCTTAGAACAGCAGGTAATCTTATTCACCATATGCTAAGCACGGTGCAGCAGATGGACGATGGCATTCTAgtcttttctgtgctttccttgCACTTGTCAATTCAAGCCCTGGGAAAAAGGCTAGTATCCAGACTGATAACACATGGATGTTCTCTAAGGGCTTGACTCTTTCATCAGTGCACTATtgcagaaagaactgaaaatcCTTTGTCTATAAATGTAACTGCAGTTAGGGATAGTTGGTAGTTCTGAAGATGGTTTATTATGTCTGTCTCAACGTTGTCAGAAGGTAAATCAGACTTTAAAGAACAGATTAGTCAGAGCTGATTAGCTGATAGAAAAGTGCTATACAATATCACATGCTAAAGTAACTCCTCAAAGAAACtcacaaacaaaggaaaaatcaacTTATAGGTAGTGATAATGGTTAGCCTGAGCACATCCCTATTTCAGTAACATACATGAGCCTTCAGTAACAAAATTAGGTCTCTATAATGCAATTGGAGACTCACTAGATCCATgttatttagttttaaaatattttttctcctctgtgaagTAAACCTTACATGATAGACTCTAAACGGTGACACTAAGGTAGAAGACTAATAGCAGTGTAGCTGAGTATCCAGTTGGCATCCTTGGAGTTGATGGctacaataacaaaaaatatctGAGATTACTATTAAAATCTCTTTAAAGTTTTGTGGTGTGTTTaccttggctggatgccaggtgcccacccaTCCACCCTGtcactccccttcccagctgcaaAGAGGGGAGAGAATAAGATGCAAAATGACTTGTGGGTTGGGATAAGGACTTACTAAGGCAAAAGCTTGCACATGCAAAAGCGAAGCAAAAAATGACAAGGTTTATTCTCTACTTTCCATCAGCAGTGATGTCTGGCCACTTCCCAAGATCAGGACTTCAGCATGCATAATGGTTTCACAGCAGGCAGCCATTGGAAACAATGCTCCCAttcctgttccttttcttaGCTTTTATATCTAAATTGATGTCATagggtatggaatatccctttggtaagtttgggtcagctggtctacttgtgtcccctcccaggatcttgccctcagctgggaaaggaatgttacagtgctgatgctgtgctcattggtgtgttatcaacacccTTCTAGCTAGCTAAAGTACAGCACTGTGAGAGCTGCTATGGGGAAATGAATTCTCTGTCAGCCAGACCCAATACAAGCATTTACCTGAAGTCGTTTTCTCTGCAAACAAGATCtttcaaaagtaaaatttaCCATTATTTAATCTGTTTCTGCAGTCTTTTACAAATCTCAGGACCAAGTCTGCTTAGGGATGTGTGgcaagtatttttttaagaaactaaTAAAACAATCTTTGACATTTTCAAAGTGAGTTAGGAAGGTAGATAAAACTTTCATTGCCACATCATATTCATTATCAGATATTAAAGGTACTATCCACATTTCTCTGGTTCATTTTATACATCTATCCTTGCTAACTGATAACAAATGAGGGTTTAGAGCACACCTTGGGAAAACCTTTTCAGTGGGTTCAAGGGGTTTCTGGCTAAGTACACAGAAGAGGAAGGCACTGTGTTGCTACATCTGTAGACTGTCCTCTCCCACTGAAGACATCCAATAACTGCAAACCCTTGCAGCGTGGAATTGTCTTCAGCTTACTTTGTCTTTATGCTCTGCCTAAAGCATTAGCTGTTGGCCACTTCTAGTGGCAGATCCTGGTTTGAATATACTTTTGCCCTGATCCAGTACAATTTTAGTGATATTACTCATCTTTTTAAACCAGTTAGTCTTTTACCTTAGTGAACTGAAGCAGCTCCATAAGGAAGGAGCAAGCAAGCATGAGAGTCAGAGCAAAGGCGAGGGAAAGAGCACATTGTGTAAGGAGGGAGGTTGGGACTTTGATGGGCATGAGCTGGATAAACTAAAACTGCCATTGGATTGTAGAGTCCTTCCAGAAACCTCTTTCTACAGTTATATTTACACAGGAAAGAAATAGCTTTTTATCCCATTTTAAATGGAAGCAGAGATAGCAATCCCTACATAACATTCAACTCCTGACCTCTTCTTCATTGAAGGGTCATTTGTGGATTTCCTAGTCTCTGCAGGCTTCTCAGTCACTGCAGTAAAACTAGCAGCAGTGATTTGTGGGACTGTCATTGACAAATGATGCCTCTGGAAGATCCTTGCTCCAGCATTAGCTTCTTTAGGAGAAGCTGGGTCTTGAATGTTTTCAAGTGGGTATTAAAAATCCCTAAACTGCAAGCAAGCACCTTTTGCTAGAGTACTGGGAGATAAACCAGTTACATGTATGAAATCATGTCTGCAAAATAACGGAATGAAATCACTTCAGCACAGGATTTAGGCATTCCAGTTTAACTATAAGTTTATTCCATCAAACTGAAAATGTCTGGGAAAAGAGTTGTGGATTTCAGAAAAGCCTCAAACTCATGAAATTTCTCAGCTTAGTATCTTATGAAGGTACCTCAGCATTTAAGTAGTAAACTCTCATATGTTatgaaaattcatttaaaaacttCACACAAGCCAGCTCCCAGTAATTTTACAGGGTTTTTATTCTCTCACTGTTGCTAACATTTGATTGTTTGGAGTAAAATAGACCTACCTTGCTAATAAATGATTTCAACATGACTCATTAATATCAAGGAGCCTGTGTTGAGGacagggaaattaattttctctacaATTTTATTGTCATGTGTTTGTGATTTGATTGaacttttgcttcagttttcttcaaaTTATGTTCTACACTTTGGTCTTACATATAACTCAAATCAAAAAGGAGAAGCGATATAAGTTAAATCTTTACCATGTACAAGATAGGAATCTTTTGCAGTCACTCAGCAGTTCTGTATATATTCCTAAGGAATGTGTCCAATGTAAGTAGCtgattatatatatttaatatggAGAGAATTTAAATAATAGgcatttatgaaaaaaatttcatgACTCTATTGCCCGAGATTATGGCTTTATGTCTTGCTATAGAGAATGCCATGCAAGAAACACCAATTGCTGTGAGTTTCTTGAAAAGAACTTCACTAAATTCTTTTTGCTGGAGCTTTACCTGATCTGGATCTTGTATTGTCATATCCTCTGTTACCCTGGTGAGGTCATCCAggccaggaaaaagaaaaatttctcaaAGTTACTTCTTCATCTTCTCCAATCAGAGGGTTCCAGTAAGTTACACAGGCTGCCAACACAAGTTAGGTCAGCTATCCAGGGAGTAAATATGTGCACTGTAGTGCTTCCACTGCTTTGCTTTGAACAGTGTAACGACTGGCTTGTTAGACTAGGTCTGGATGTTCTCTGTTGTATGTGTAACACTGAACCGATGGGCACTACTTAATGAGAACTTAATGAtagagaggaatcttcacagcatcacagaatagTTGAGATTGGAAGGGACGGTTAACCCCCTTGCAccagcagggacacccagagccaGTTGCCCAAGACAGTGTGCAGATGgattttgaatatctccagtgatgGAAAATCTGCaacatctctgggcagcccatgccAGTGCTtagtcaccctcacagtaagaaagtgtttcctgatgttctgATGGTGCTcctgtgttttcagtttgtGGCCATTGCCTCTTAAAAATCTGGGACTAATATAATAAAACATGTTGCTAAAAATGATGTATCTCTTGTATTCTTAGACAtcatggcaaaaagaaaaaaatccattaaaatagGGCGAATGCACTTTTATCATGCTTATTCTGCTTTCCTGAAGAAAATGCAGTACAGTGGGTTAATGGTAAATTAATTGCTCATCTCCAAATGTCAGACCTTTATTTACCTATAtactaatttctgaaaatacaatttcaaaTTCATCTCCAATAATCCTTCATGCTGCAAAATGTTGCTCTATATTGTTTAAACAGCAGCTGGGGCAATCTgataaaaatgcacagaaatattAGCAGTTTTAATCCAAACATTTACCAGAGCTGTGAGCCTGTAATTTTCGagtacagaaaatacaaaagatGCAATGTCTTTAGAGAACTTGAATGCCATAAGTTGACAGCTGCAACTTCATATAGTTGTGCATCACTCTGCAATCATAAACTCGATCTAAGAATGCTCTTCCTAGTCTGAACACTCATGATCAATTTGAATAGAAATTTTCACTCAGGATTTGAGGAGCAAAACAGGGAAGTTAAAATGAATTGTTTACAAATTGCTCCTGAAGAGGTAAATATCATAAGGTCAGAACTTACCAAACTGGTTATGAATACTGCAGCAAAATCCTTGTCAACCTAGAAGCATGATTTGGGTGTGTGTTGTATTTATGTGTTAAGAATCAGTTTTGAAACTTTCTTTTCACTGGGTTATGTCAAATAGAGTCAAGGATGTTGCATTGAAGGCTGAGTGAAAGTGAATCAGTCTCCTGCTCTTTTAGTCTTAACACATAGCAATGCCTCCAAAAcctttttcctcccctgctATTCCTGACTGTTCCTCTGTGCATTTTTGAACCAGATTTGTCTAAGATATCACCTAAATTTATCCACATCTCTCCAAAATTGCAAATGATAAGCTGGAATTAAGCCAGCGAACTTTAACAGGAATGTGTGTAGGTAGTCATGCCTGTTATATCACAGTCTCTGTGATTCTTCTGATCAGTGCAGAGAGATATTAATTTCAAATGCATATTTAGTGCTTGGAGGTAACTTTTACCTAATTTGTCCCTTTCATTGAAAATGCATCTCAGCCTTCAGTCATAGTTTGTAGCCATGACTTTATGAAGTCTGTAGGTATCACTCAAAGCATCTGAAATCTGTCTGCCCACCTAAAGACCGTGAAAAAGTTAAATTGGATAAAATCTCCCTGTTGAACACTATTAGTCTTTTTGTCTGGAAGTGGGTAGGAAAAATGGTGCTCACACCTCATACAGAAAAAACAGTGAGTTGTATTGTAGCTACTGTGGAAAATTTCACATATGCTCTGCTGTATTGTGTTGGCAAGGCTCTGAAGCAGCATGAAGAAAGGGCACATTGCTCACAGTTTTAGCACATATGATTAAAGATACAGCAAGACAAGCAGCAATCTCTCACAAGAGTTTTAAAAACCACTTATTTAGAAAAACCAATGCTTCCAGATCACTGAACAAAATAAATGGCCCACAGGGAACACTTGATCTTATTATAATCTAACTACTAGCCACTCTGCTAACGtagctcagaatattctgatgTTCTAGATACCTTCCAAAATATGCACCCATCAATCTTTAGATGGTGGTTCTAAAATGATTGGGaatttgtttggtttctgtgttgtttttttggttttttttttttgttttgttttcctttcttctttcttttgttccttccttctttcattctttttttacaagatttttcatttgcttttattcttttgcttATGAATCCTTGAACCATACAATATATAAAACATGAAAGCACTAATTTCCTGAACTAAATTCTTGCCACTTACTGTGTCACTTATTGAATGGAAACATGTGCTATATGTTTATGTGAGAAATAACAATACTGTAGTTGTTTTTTGGAGCAGCTGCATGCACAACCAGATGAAAGGAAATGTATCACAACAGTTTTCTGACTTCTGAGGCATCACTAGCTTTTGGTGGCGAAATCTCTATAACCTTTCTTCTAATTTTGTTTGTctgttattttggttttaatgagGGCTCTTCTTTGTTCATATACTTGGTTACAGCAAGCTTTTACTGTCATTCTTCAGCCTTACAGGCTACTGcaactgaattaattttagcAAAGTGCTGCAACAGAACAGCAATAATGTCCTTTGAGGTGTACATTATACCAGATTTCTAAATGGATGGGTTTTGTAATAAACTCTGCTTTGCCACATGGATCAATATTTTCAACTGTCTAGAAACCAAGTTTACATGTGTAACTCTGTctcatacacatatatatgatCTAAGGGATCACAATGATGTATATAAAGCAAATGTGAAATGCCATTGCACATATAGGTAATTTTAAtccattccttttttaaataccacaataaatttaattttcacaaTAAATTAAATAGCCATATTCAGTTTACAAAATAGAATTACTTAGTGTGAAACCAGTATTTACAAACACTGTACACTATATACACGATGTTTAGCTTTGTTGACACAcaaatatagagaaaaaaatcatttgacCTTTTTTTGACACATGATTGACATGCTACAAGTGACACGATGGTCCATACAATAAAACAATAGTGCAAACTCACCACAGGAACTCTAAATCAATGTAGTTCGTATCAGATAagatattaatttaaaataataagaaaatagtACTATTCACTCTTGTAAAAATTCAGGACTGGGTTTAAAGTGTCAGTATTCCTTTAGCCTTACACATTCCAAATATAACCTCAAGATTATGCTTTCTCACAGCTTTACAGACTTTTGACAAGAATTTTTATGACATAAACTAATGTTCTGCTTGGATCAATAAGTATGTCACATAAACACTTCATTAAGTGAGAGGAACACTGACCCTTTTAACTGTATCTGACTTTGTTTCCCTAAATACTTCCTTTCCCTTTATTATTATATCTTAAAAGATGCAACTATATTGACAGTAAATTTATGTTAGTTACTACTCTGTAGAAAAAAATCGATCCCACCGTATATTTGGTCACACACTGCATTATGTACACATATGCATGAAAAAAGTTACTTTGCTAGCCATGTCTATGAAAAGTGCATATTTTAGCAGAGACATCAATTGCATGTCTCAGGTGCAACAGAAAGTGTTGTATGAACTTTTGTTTAGGGCCAGTTAAATGTCCTCCCAGTGATCTGGTAAAATTTTTGATTAAAAGGATGAAAGAACTTTCGCAATTTGGTAATGACAGAGGTATCCACCTCTGGGTGAATGCGTCCCTTGCTACCTGCCAGGCACTTGTTGAAGACAATGTTAAATCGCAAGCAGTAAAACCCTCTGGTGGCATTGAAGTATAAATTGTACTGACTTATCCTTGGAGGAAGATTTAGGAACTTCTCAACCAACTGGAGTTCTGGCAGTGGTTCTGTGATGAGCCGGTCTCCATCCACAATATGAAACTGCTCAATTGGGAAGTATTTTAACCATCTCTCCAGATGTTTTGTGTAGATGCTGGTTCTCACCGCCTTATACTTAGTGTTCACTTCACAGGTATTAGGATCAATAGCCAGCTTCTCAAATTTGTAGTaagttttgttctttctttccttgcctTCCAGCACCTGAGTGTAATCAGAAATAGCTCTTGTGGTAGGTTCCCTGACAATGATCAATAATTTGATAGATGAGTTCATTTTGTAAATCCTTTCAGGT
It contains:
- the HS3ST5 gene encoding heparan sulfate glucosamine 3-O-sulfotransferase 5 produces the protein MLFKQQALLRQKLFVLGSLAIGSLLYLVARVGSLDRLQPLCPIDSRFGPRGQDEIPLRALQFKRGLLHEFRKGNATKEQIRLHNLVQQLPKAIIIGVRKGGTRALLEMLNLHPAVVKASQEIHFFDNDENYAKGIEWYRKKMPFSYPHQITIEKSPAYFITEEVPERIYKMNSSIKLLIIVREPTTRAISDYTQVLEGKERKNKTYYKFEKLAIDPNTCEVNTKYKAVRTSIYTKHLERWLKYFPIEQFHIVDGDRLITEPLPELQLVEKFLNLPPRISQYNLYFNATRGFYCLRFNIVFNKCLAGSKGRIHPEVDTSVITKLRKFFHPFNQKFYQITGRTFNWP